The following proteins are co-located in the Haloarcula rubripromontorii genome:
- a CDS encoding gamma carbonic anhydrase family protein, giving the protein MDSREYAFEGAAPDIHGYAHVSREATLVGDVTVGPNANVWPGVVLRGDVAPVEVGRQSAIGDGAIVHASTVGEKVMVGHGAVLNDAHVRDGALVGFNSTVSDATIGEGSIVAMGTVVPPGYEVPAESFVRGSPATVTPLSETTIDPNEVFEAFSSGDYANLAARHEDLFE; this is encoded by the coding sequence ATGGACAGCCGAGAGTACGCCTTCGAAGGAGCCGCGCCGGATATCCACGGATACGCCCACGTCAGCCGCGAGGCGACGCTGGTGGGAGATGTCACCGTCGGCCCGAACGCGAACGTCTGGCCCGGCGTCGTGTTGCGCGGCGACGTGGCCCCGGTCGAAGTGGGCCGCCAATCAGCCATCGGTGACGGGGCCATCGTCCACGCCTCGACCGTCGGCGAGAAGGTGATGGTCGGCCACGGGGCCGTCCTCAACGACGCCCATGTGCGCGACGGGGCGCTCGTGGGCTTCAACTCGACGGTCAGCGACGCCACCATCGGCGAGGGTTCCATCGTCGCGATGGGGACGGTCGTCCCACCGGGCTATGAGGTGCCCGCGGAGTCGTTCGTCCGCGGGAGCCCGGCCACGGTGACGCCGCTGTCCGAGACGACCATCGACCCCAACGAAGTGTTCGAGGCCTTCAGCTCCGGCGATTACGCTAACCTCGCGGCCCGCCACGAGGACCTTTTCGAGTAA
- a CDS encoding dipeptide epimerase: protein MNWRVDRLELPLSNPFGISRETSETSETVVVELTHEGTTGVGAVTPSAYYDESAESVAETLPTLCETVDRIGDPHAQQRIERELDEQAADQPAARMTLSIAVHDLAARQLDLPLYRQWGLDPDAVPPTTYTVGIDSPERMAEKARKAADSGFGHLKVKLGTDDDRARLDAVRDAAPDVEIRVDANAAWTVQEAIDKADWLADAGVTMLEQPVEADDIDSLRRVTDATAIPVAADESCVTASDVPRVADACDIVNAKLVKCGGIRPATRLLNAADAHGLDSMLGCMVESNASIAAAVHLAPLVDYLDLDGALLLASDPYDGVPLDGDVFDLTAVTAGTGARRRSSDGGPD, encoded by the coding sequence ATGAACTGGCGCGTCGACCGCCTCGAACTGCCGCTGTCGAACCCATTTGGCATCTCGCGGGAGACCAGCGAGACCAGCGAGACTGTCGTGGTCGAACTTACCCACGAGGGAACTACGGGTGTCGGAGCCGTCACGCCGTCAGCGTACTACGACGAGAGCGCCGAGTCAGTGGCTGAAACGCTCCCCACACTCTGTGAGACTGTCGACCGCATCGGCGACCCCCACGCCCAGCAACGCATCGAGCGGGAACTCGACGAACAAGCGGCGGACCAGCCCGCCGCACGGATGACACTCTCTATCGCCGTCCACGACCTCGCCGCTCGGCAACTGGATCTGCCGCTGTACCGCCAGTGGGGCCTCGACCCGGACGCGGTCCCGCCGACCACCTACACGGTCGGCATCGATTCGCCCGAACGGATGGCCGAGAAAGCAAGGAAGGCGGCCGACAGCGGCTTCGGCCACCTGAAGGTCAAACTCGGGACCGACGACGACCGGGCGCGACTGGACGCGGTTCGGGATGCCGCCCCGGACGTCGAGATACGCGTTGACGCCAACGCCGCCTGGACCGTTCAGGAGGCTATCGACAAGGCGGACTGGCTCGCCGACGCTGGCGTGACGATGCTGGAACAGCCGGTCGAAGCCGACGACATTGACAGCCTTCGCCGCGTGACCGACGCGACTGCAATTCCCGTCGCCGCCGACGAGTCCTGTGTGACTGCGTCAGACGTGCCACGGGTCGCTGACGCCTGTGACATCGTCAACGCCAAACTAGTCAAATGCGGCGGCATCAGGCCCGCAACGCGGCTGCTCAACGCCGCCGACGCACACGGCCTGGACTCGATGCTCGGGTGCATGGTGGAGTCGAACGCCAGTATCGCCGCCGCCGTCCACCTCGCGCCGCTCGTCGACTACCTCGACCTCGACGGGGCGCTCTTGCTGGCGTCAGACCCCTACGACGGCGTTCCGCTGGACGGCGACGTGTTCGACCTGACGGCGGTGACGGCCGGCACGGGCGCTCGGCGGCGCTCGTCCGACGGCGGCCCGGACTGA
- the thrS gene encoding threonine--tRNA ligase, protein MSTVTVTLPDGTPLEVERGSTVEDVAYEIGPGLGDDTVAGVVDGDLVDKHAPLTDDVTLEIVTESSDEYLDVLRHSAAHVFAQALQRLYPDAKLTIGPWTDNGFYYDITGVDIDEDDLEAIEAEAEEIIEEDLDIERELVDRDEAFERYEDNRFKQDILETEAADDEAVSFYTQGEFEDLCQGPHVESTGEIGGFALLEISAAFWRGEEDNETLTRVYGTAFPTEDALDEFLEQRRKAQERDHRKIGQEMDLFSIDETTGPGLPLYEPNGKKILNELSEYVAGLNRDAGYDEVETPHVFRTELWKKSGHYENYVDDMFLLDVNDEEYGLKPMNCPGHATIFEQNSWSYRDLPVRYFEDGKVYRKEQRGELSGLSRTWAFTIDDGHLFVRPDQIEEEVLATVDIILDTLDTFNLDYTVQFATRPEKSVGGDEIWEKAESQLEAVLEEQDIDYVVEEGDGAFYGPKIDFAFEDALGRHWDGPTVQLDFNMPERFDLSYTGEDNEEHRPVMIHRALYGSYERFFMVLTEHYNGKFPPWLAPEQIRLLPVSDDNIAYCEEIQDELEDFRVTIEDRSWTVGKKIQQAHDDRVPYMCVIGDNEEEAGTISVRDRKEREEKDIDIAEFREHLETEVEQQRTAVTFLAGR, encoded by the coding sequence ATGAGTACGGTCACGGTCACGCTGCCCGACGGGACTCCCTTAGAGGTCGAGCGCGGCAGCACGGTCGAGGATGTCGCCTACGAAATCGGGCCAGGGCTGGGTGATGACACGGTCGCCGGCGTCGTCGACGGCGACCTCGTCGACAAACACGCGCCGTTGACAGACGATGTTACGCTCGAAATCGTCACCGAGAGCAGTGACGAGTATCTCGACGTGCTTCGTCACTCGGCCGCCCACGTCTTCGCGCAGGCCCTGCAGCGCCTCTACCCCGATGCCAAGCTCACAATCGGGCCGTGGACCGACAACGGGTTCTACTACGACATCACCGGCGTCGACATCGACGAAGACGACCTCGAAGCCATCGAGGCCGAAGCCGAGGAAATAATCGAGGAGGACCTCGACATCGAGCGCGAACTCGTCGACCGCGACGAGGCCTTCGAACGCTACGAGGACAACCGGTTCAAGCAGGACATCCTCGAAACCGAGGCCGCGGACGACGAGGCGGTCTCGTTCTACACCCAGGGCGAGTTCGAAGACCTCTGTCAGGGCCCCCACGTCGAATCAACCGGCGAAATCGGCGGGTTCGCCCTGCTGGAAATCTCGGCAGCCTTCTGGCGTGGCGAGGAGGACAACGAGACGCTGACTCGCGTGTACGGAACTGCCTTCCCGACGGAGGACGCGCTCGACGAGTTCCTCGAACAGCGCCGCAAGGCCCAGGAGCGCGACCACCGCAAGATCGGCCAGGAGATGGACCTGTTCTCCATCGACGAGACGACGGGGCCGGGCCTGCCGCTGTACGAACCAAACGGCAAGAAGATTCTCAACGAACTCTCCGAGTACGTCGCCGGCCTCAACCGCGACGCCGGCTACGACGAGGTCGAGACGCCCCACGTCTTCCGCACCGAACTGTGGAAGAAGTCGGGCCACTACGAGAACTACGTCGACGACATGTTCCTGCTCGATGTCAACGACGAGGAGTACGGCCTGAAGCCGATGAACTGCCCGGGCCACGCGACCATCTTCGAGCAGAACTCCTGGAGCTATCGCGACCTGCCGGTGCGGTACTTCGAGGACGGGAAGGTGTACCGCAAGGAACAGCGCGGCGAACTCTCCGGGCTCTCCCGGACGTGGGCCTTTACCATCGACGACGGCCACCTGTTCGTCCGGCCCGACCAGATAGAGGAGGAGGTGCTAGCGACGGTCGACATCATCCTCGATACGCTCGACACCTTCAATCTCGATTACACCGTCCAGTTCGCCACCCGGCCCGAGAAGTCCGTCGGCGGCGACGAGATCTGGGAGAAAGCAGAATCCCAGCTCGAAGCTGTCCTCGAAGAGCAAGACATCGACTACGTCGTCGAGGAGGGCGACGGGGCCTTCTACGGCCCGAAGATCGACTTCGCCTTCGAAGACGCTCTGGGCCGCCACTGGGACGGCCCGACGGTCCAGTTGGACTTCAACATGCCCGAGCGGTTCGACCTCTCTTACACCGGCGAGGACAACGAGGAACACCGCCCGGTGATGATCCACCGCGCGCTGTATGGCTCCTACGAGCGGTTCTTCATGGTGCTGACCGAACACTACAACGGGAAATTCCCGCCGTGGCTCGCCCCCGAGCAGATCCGTCTGCTGCCGGTCAGCGACGACAACATCGCCTACTGCGAGGAGATTCAGGACGAACTTGAGGACTTCCGTGTCACCATCGAGGACCGCTCCTGGACCGTCGGCAAGAAGATCCAGCAGGCCCACGACGACCGCGTCCCCTACATGTGCGTCATCGGCGACAACGAGGAGGAAGCCGGGACCATCTCGGTCAGGGACCGCAAGGAACGCGAGGAGAAAGACATCGACATCGCCGAGTTCCGTGAGCATCTCGAAACAGAGGTCGAGCAACAGCGGACCGCCGTGACGTTCCTCGCCGGCAGATAG
- a CDS encoding DUF1611 domain-containing protein: MAVAILTHDAFPDRAKTAVGLLRYGDRAVHALVDRERAGQRVNEALPDVQDAPIVASMADAPEVDALVIGISPIGGEFDESWREDVRTALERGCDVYSGLHDFLADDEEFARLAAEHDAELHDLRKPPEDLTVAAGTAGDVDATVVTTVGTDCSTGKMTASFEIRDAARERGLDAAVVPTGQTGIAITGWGIVIDRVIADYAAGAVERLVEEAQAADLLVVEGQGALAHPAYSGVTTSILHGSVPDALVMCHEAGREAIHGYESFDLPPLSEYVDIYERLAAPISDASVVAGMLNTRHLDDGAAADAVAGYSDALDAPATDPVRHGVPDEVLDAIL; encoded by the coding sequence ATGGCCGTAGCCATTTTAACACACGACGCCTTTCCCGACCGGGCCAAGACGGCCGTCGGGTTATTGCGGTACGGTGACCGAGCAGTACATGCCCTCGTCGACCGCGAGCGGGCCGGACAGCGCGTCAACGAGGCGCTCCCGGACGTACAGGATGCCCCCATTGTCGCGTCGATGGCCGACGCGCCAGAGGTGGACGCGCTCGTCATTGGCATCTCTCCCATCGGCGGTGAGTTCGACGAGTCCTGGCGAGAAGACGTTCGCACAGCGCTCGAACGCGGCTGCGACGTGTACTCGGGCCTGCACGACTTCCTGGCCGACGACGAGGAGTTCGCCCGCCTCGCCGCGGAACACGACGCCGAACTGCACGACCTCCGCAAGCCGCCCGAAGACCTGACCGTGGCGGCGGGCACCGCCGGCGACGTGGATGCGACAGTCGTCACGACTGTTGGGACCGACTGCTCGACGGGGAAGATGACTGCGTCGTTCGAGATTCGTGACGCCGCCCGGGAGCGCGGCCTCGACGCCGCGGTCGTCCCGACCGGCCAGACCGGCATCGCCATCACCGGCTGGGGCATCGTCATCGACCGCGTCATCGCCGACTACGCCGCCGGCGCGGTCGAGCGGCTGGTCGAAGAAGCACAGGCGGCGGACCTCCTCGTCGTCGAAGGGCAGGGTGCGCTGGCCCATCCGGCCTATTCGGGCGTGACGACGAGCATCCTCCACGGCTCGGTCCCCGACGCGCTCGTCATGTGCCACGAGGCCGGCCGCGAGGCCATCCACGGCTACGAGTCGTTCGATCTCCCGCCGCTCTCCGAGTATGTCGACATCTACGAGCGCCTGGCCGCGCCCATCTCGGACGCATCTGTCGTTGCGGGGATGTTGAACACGCGCCACCTCGACGACGGTGCGGCCGCGGATGCTGTCGCAGGGTACAGTGACGCTCTGGACGCACCGGCGACCGACCCGGTCCGCCACGGCGTCCCCGACGAGGTACTGGACGCTATCCTATGA
- a CDS encoding peroxiredoxin, giving the protein MVSTGDTAPDISATIANGEVEAFELSDHLGDGPVVLAFFPGAFTPPCSNEMVALQEHLGDFHDAGATVLGLSADSAFSLNSFREEHGLEFDLLSDMGRSAIQDYGLEIDIEDLGLLGVANRAVFVVDDDSEVTYSWVADDPTNEPDYEELLDAVESA; this is encoded by the coding sequence ATGGTATCCACAGGCGACACAGCGCCGGACATCTCGGCGACAATCGCGAACGGTGAGGTAGAGGCCTTCGAACTGAGCGACCACCTGGGCGACGGGCCGGTCGTGCTCGCGTTTTTCCCGGGCGCGTTTACCCCGCCGTGTTCCAACGAGATGGTGGCCCTGCAGGAACACCTCGGTGACTTCCACGACGCCGGCGCGACGGTGCTGGGCCTCAGTGCCGACTCGGCGTTCTCGCTGAACTCCTTCCGGGAGGAACACGGCCTGGAGTTCGATCTGCTCAGTGACATGGGCCGGTCAGCGATTCAGGACTACGGCCTCGAAATCGACATCGAGGACCTCGGGCTGCTCGGCGTCGCCAACCGCGCCGTGTTCGTCGTTGACGACGACAGCGAGGTCACCTACAGCTGGGTCGCCGACGACCCGACCAACGAGCCGGACTACGAAGAGCTGTTAGACGCCGTCGAATCGGCGTAA
- a CDS encoding GAF domain-containing protein, translated as MTRTVLCVDTEGRVDDVAAAVEADESLTARTATTVEAARETLEAEPIVCVVTAYELSDGTGLEVVGEIRDVAPQTPCVLFTDVQPAEIDTASFEQSIVEYLNRSLPDARDRLTFVVNDVIDYSAQASFIRPDDEDERLETLAKYDIDDLPIEDSFERLTDLIASHFDAAVSFIGLIEEEEENFLACHGGDLDTLTRENTICTHSMLQEDVMVVEDIMEDARFAENEQLQNLGIRSYAGANMTASNGQVIGQVCLLDHVPRSYDAEEQAELQDFAATAMEILELRQSVRDAERTEVAQ; from the coding sequence ATGACACGTACAGTTCTCTGTGTTGATACTGAGGGACGAGTAGACGACGTGGCGGCGGCGGTCGAAGCCGACGAGTCGCTGACGGCGCGGACGGCGACGACGGTCGAGGCGGCACGGGAGACGCTCGAAGCCGAACCGATTGTTTGCGTGGTTACGGCGTACGAACTCTCGGACGGAACCGGTCTCGAAGTCGTCGGCGAGATCCGCGACGTCGCACCCCAGACCCCCTGTGTTCTGTTTACGGACGTTCAGCCTGCGGAGATAGACACGGCATCGTTCGAGCAGAGTATCGTCGAATACCTCAATCGCAGCCTCCCCGACGCCCGAGATCGGCTGACGTTCGTCGTCAACGACGTCATCGACTACAGCGCCCAGGCGAGTTTCATCCGCCCGGACGACGAGGACGAGCGGCTGGAGACGCTCGCGAAGTACGATATAGACGACCTCCCAATCGAAGACAGCTTCGAGCGCCTGACGGACCTCATTGCCAGCCACTTCGACGCTGCGGTGTCTTTCATCGGACTCATCGAAGAAGAGGAAGAGAACTTCCTGGCCTGTCACGGCGGCGACCTGGACACCCTGACCCGCGAGAACACCATCTGCACGCACAGCATGCTTCAGGAGGACGTGATGGTCGTCGAGGACATCATGGAGGACGCCCGCTTCGCCGAGAACGAGCAGCTCCAGAACCTCGGGATCCGTTCCTACGCCGGCGCGAACATGACCGCGAGCAACGGGCAGGTCATCGGGCAGGTGTGTCTGCTCGACCACGTGCCGCGGAGCTACGACGCAGAGGAGCAGGCCGAACTGCAGGACTTTGCCGCCACAGCCATGGAAATCCTGGAACTCCGACAGAGCGTTCGTGACGCCGAGCGAACGGAGGTTGCACAATGA
- a CDS encoding SLC13 family permease: protein MSSLSVGALVVFALVAAALALFVTEWLPPDMTAVAVLVALVVLEPYTGVPARTAIEGFASPAVVTIVAMYILSAGVESAGVVDWLAGRLAALTGGDERRLLTAIVGTTGVSAGFVNNTPVVAVFIPLVTGLSERYGISPSNLLLPLSFAAMLGGTLTLVGTATNLLASDLSAQLLGRPFSMFTLTPVGVVVLAVGVGYLLTVGRVLVPERIHPAADFTEEFEMDRHLAQLRVREASPLVGLTVQEALEGGVADDVAEAVADAVDAGEPLPTEATVEQVLAASDPLDIDVLQIDRDGESFFATATDRPLEPGDVLTVRGNRQTVNQLAQTLDLRDLARESVTADLLAESGHPGVLAEAVIDRESRLRGRTLADVQLRSRFDVTVLAVRRGDEIIHENLTSVELSAGDLLLLQTPLDEVGHLQDEGYLTLTEGPPELFDALNGGPPSLNAAAAAPLGTVLVVIALAALDVLPIYIAALGGVVATVATGTLSASRAYDAVSWNVVFLLAGLLPLGQAMQATGGAAFVGGLLVDAAGVLPPLALLALVYLLTAVLASVITPPATVVLMIPIAVATAAGVGASGFPFLVVVTFAVATAFLTPIGYQTNLMVYGPGGYHFTDFARVGGPLQLLLCAVTTLSVSVVWPL from the coding sequence ATGTCCTCGCTCTCGGTGGGCGCGCTCGTAGTATTCGCGCTCGTTGCCGCCGCGCTGGCGCTGTTCGTCACGGAATGGCTCCCGCCGGACATGACCGCCGTCGCCGTCCTCGTCGCTCTAGTCGTGCTGGAACCGTACACCGGCGTCCCGGCCCGGACGGCCATCGAGGGCTTTGCCAGCCCGGCGGTGGTCACTATCGTCGCGATGTATATCCTCAGCGCCGGCGTCGAATCGGCCGGCGTCGTCGACTGGTTGGCCGGGCGACTCGCGGCGCTGACGGGCGGTGACGAACGGCGTCTACTGACCGCTATCGTCGGCACGACGGGCGTTAGCGCGGGGTTCGTGAACAACACACCGGTGGTGGCTGTCTTCATCCCACTGGTCACCGGCCTCTCAGAGCGATACGGTATCTCGCCGTCGAACCTGTTGTTACCGCTCTCGTTTGCCGCGATGCTCGGCGGGACGCTCACGCTGGTCGGCACTGCGACGAACCTGCTCGCAAGCGACCTCTCGGCGCAGTTGCTCGGCCGGCCGTTCTCCATGTTCACACTGACCCCCGTCGGCGTCGTCGTCCTCGCTGTCGGCGTGGGGTACCTGCTGACGGTCGGTCGGGTGCTCGTCCCCGAACGGATCCACCCCGCGGCCGACTTCACCGAGGAGTTCGAGATGGACCGCCACCTGGCGCAGTTACGGGTGCGCGAGGCGTCGCCGCTGGTCGGGCTGACGGTACAGGAAGCGCTCGAAGGCGGCGTCGCTGACGACGTGGCCGAGGCGGTCGCGGACGCGGTCGACGCGGGGGAGCCACTGCCGACCGAGGCCACCGTCGAGCAGGTCCTCGCCGCGAGCGATCCGCTCGACATCGATGTGCTGCAGATCGACCGGGACGGCGAGTCGTTCTTCGCGACGGCGACCGACCGGCCGCTTGAACCCGGGGACGTGCTGACGGTCCGTGGCAACCGCCAGACCGTCAACCAACTCGCCCAGACGCTCGACCTACGGGACCTCGCCCGCGAGTCTGTCACGGCGGACCTACTGGCGGAGAGCGGACATCCGGGCGTTCTCGCGGAGGCCGTCATCGACAGGGAGTCGCGGCTTCGCGGGCGAACACTTGCCGACGTGCAACTCCGCAGTCGGTTCGACGTGACGGTCCTCGCTGTCCGTCGCGGCGACGAGATTATTCACGAGAACCTCACGTCGGTCGAACTGTCCGCCGGCGACTTACTCTTGCTCCAGACGCCCCTTGACGAAGTGGGACATCTACAGGACGAAGGGTATCTGACCCTGACTGAGGGCCCTCCAGAGCTGTTCGACGCTCTCAACGGCGGTCCGCCGTCGCTCAACGCCGCTGCGGCAGCCCCGCTCGGGACCGTGCTCGTCGTCATCGCACTCGCGGCGCTGGATGTCCTTCCCATCTACATCGCCGCGCTTGGCGGCGTCGTCGCCACGGTCGCGACCGGCACGCTGAGCGCGTCGCGGGCCTACGACGCGGTGAGCTGGAACGTCGTGTTCCTGCTCGCCGGCCTGCTCCCGCTCGGGCAGGCGATGCAGGCCACCGGCGGGGCGGCGTTCGTCGGCGGTCTCCTCGTCGACGCCGCCGGCGTCCTCCCGCCGCTTGCACTGCTGGCGCTGGTGTATCTCCTGACGGCCGTCCTCGCTAGCGTCATCACCCCGCCCGCAACCGTCGTGCTAATGATTCCGATTGCCGTCGCCACCGCCGCCGGGGTCGGCGCTTCCGGGTTTCCGTTTCTCGTTGTCGTGACGTTCGCGGTCGCGACGGCCTTCCTGACACCCATCGGCTACCAGACGAACCTGATGGTCTATGGTCCCGGCGGCTACCACTTTACGGACTTCGCGCGCGTCGGCGGACCGCTACAGCTGCTTCTGTGTGCCGTGACCACGCTCTCTGTGTCGGTTGTCTGGCCGCTGTAG
- a CDS encoding diacylglycerol/lipid kinase family protein has translation MQIGSRRCILNPVSGDGEHADYVPRLMEARGFEVYETEAAGDAVELGREAGRAEASEVAVCGGDGTVNEVVRGLDDADHLSDVTLSVIPTGTANLLAGNVGIRDVEHGVEVADTGAKRTVDVGVAGGEPFLVSCIAGLPADASVSTPSDLKERFGTLAFLLTGAQEALRFDGLDITIAAVGEDGPFTWSGEATCLLVGNARKFVAEGGQANMEDGLLDVAIVEQMPAGNLVAEAIGQRLLTLDTDGVTHVRADEITVDGHGEKLTFSRDGELSTHETLSLSVRERALTLRVGGSYEPNPE, from the coding sequence ATGCAGATTGGCTCGCGTCGGTGTATCCTCAACCCCGTTAGCGGCGACGGCGAACACGCCGACTACGTCCCGCGGCTGATGGAGGCCCGCGGGTTCGAGGTGTATGAAACCGAGGCGGCGGGCGACGCCGTCGAACTCGGTCGCGAGGCCGGCAGGGCCGAGGCATCTGAGGTCGCCGTCTGTGGCGGCGACGGGACGGTAAACGAGGTCGTCCGCGGGCTCGACGACGCCGACCACCTCTCGGACGTGACCCTGAGCGTTATCCCGACCGGGACGGCGAACCTTCTGGCCGGGAACGTCGGCATCAGGGACGTCGAACACGGCGTCGAAGTCGCCGACACCGGGGCGAAACGGACCGTCGACGTCGGCGTCGCCGGCGGCGAGCCGTTCCTCGTCTCCTGTATCGCCGGGCTTCCCGCCGACGCCAGCGTTTCGACGCCGAGCGACCTCAAAGAACGGTTCGGCACGCTGGCGTTTCTGCTCACCGGCGCACAGGAGGCGCTGCGCTTCGACGGGCTCGACATCACTATCGCGGCCGTCGGCGAGGACGGGCCGTTCACTTGGTCGGGCGAGGCCACGTGTCTGCTGGTGGGCAACGCCCGCAAGTTCGTCGCCGAGGGCGGGCAGGCGAACATGGAGGACGGACTGCTCGACGTGGCCATCGTCGAACAGATGCCGGCCGGCAATCTGGTCGCCGAGGCCATCGGGCAGCGCCTGCTGACGCTCGACACCGACGGCGTGACCCACGTTCGGGCCGACGAGATCACCGTCGACGGACATGGCGAGAAACTCACGTTCAGCCGCGACGGCGAACTCAGTACGCACGAGACGCTGTCGCTGTCAGTACGCGAGCGAGCGCTCACGCTCCGCGTGGGTGGGAGCTACGAACCGAACCCGGAGTGA
- a CDS encoding universal stress protein codes for MYDSVLVATDGSSGTTETLAHATSIARDNDATLHGLYVVDRRLYVAADKANQDEVRQSLEEEGEVALDDIVVGGEEAGVEVVTTMAEGIPHKTITNYAEEEDIDLIVMGTHGRTGRDRVANLGSVTERVVESAPVPVLVVHIE; via the coding sequence ATGTACGATTCGGTGCTCGTAGCCACAGACGGCAGTTCGGGAACGACGGAGACGCTCGCACACGCCACCTCCATCGCGCGCGATAACGACGCGACCCTCCATGGGCTGTACGTCGTGGACAGACGGCTGTACGTCGCAGCCGACAAGGCCAATCAGGACGAGGTGCGTCAGTCGCTGGAGGAAGAGGGCGAAGTCGCGCTCGACGACATCGTCGTCGGCGGCGAGGAGGCCGGCGTCGAGGTCGTCACGACCATGGCGGAAGGGATTCCGCACAAGACAATCACCAACTACGCCGAAGAGGAGGACATCGACCTCATCGTGATGGGGACGCACGGTCGAACCGGGCGAGACCGGGTCGCCAATCTCGGGAGCGTTACCGAGCGCGTCGTCGAGAGCGCGCCCGTCCCCGTCCTCGTCGTCCACATCGAATAG
- a CDS encoding DUF7504 family protein, giving the protein MSTLSADEFDVSDAVGPLESGTSVLLTGDDVGALESVFARIVAPTDGERSVVIATETRGRAVKQSLDGAKHGAGDRSSILTAAGRSSGDDIKAVDDLSDLTGMGMEFSALAANSQQEADGFRAGIFLCSTIAGELDDTRSLYRFLNSTFLSEIRRSNGIGVCALDTSADIGSDMNSTVTGLKTSFKSHVAVEATGRGEATLTISDSDGERTVDVSV; this is encoded by the coding sequence ATGAGTACCCTCTCGGCCGATGAGTTCGACGTGTCCGACGCCGTCGGTCCGCTGGAAAGCGGCACGAGCGTCCTGCTGACAGGCGACGACGTGGGCGCGCTGGAATCGGTGTTCGCCCGCATCGTCGCTCCCACCGACGGCGAGCGCAGCGTCGTCATCGCCACAGAGACCCGCGGCCGCGCGGTCAAACAGTCGCTGGATGGCGCGAAACACGGTGCCGGGGACCGGTCGTCGATACTCACTGCTGCAGGGCGTTCGAGCGGCGACGACATCAAGGCGGTCGACGACCTCTCGGACCTCACCGGAATGGGGATGGAGTTCTCGGCGCTCGCGGCTAACTCACAGCAGGAAGCGGACGGATTCCGGGCCGGCATCTTCCTCTGCTCGACGATTGCCGGCGAACTCGACGACACTCGGTCGCTGTACCGCTTTCTCAACTCCACGTTCCTGTCCGAAATCAGGCGGAGCAACGGCATTGGCGTCTGTGCGCTCGATACGAGCGCCGATATCGGATCGGACATGAACAGCACGGTCACCGGCCTGAAAACGTCGTTCAAGTCTCATGTCGCTGTCGAGGCGACCGGGCGTGGCGAAGCGACGCTCACCATCTCCGATAGCGACGGCGAGCGGACGGTCGACGTTTCGGTATAA
- a CDS encoding HTH domain-containing protein — protein MQGSTQPDGTRAELYVRSLLPDGHTQQQAAVIDRLQGLSDASVLSDITVQVIGRQIPSTPAEARTELGLFALNRVSVFQEWAKRNECSLEPAFQVRSVDAEISGEQYRALVFPVQLLAEYAGSELRCVTPHTADGETVTVTDRLTMLEGEEELTLSPLERASAARPPAQSELPAADTADEDSDPPLPE, from the coding sequence ATGCAGGGGAGCACGCAGCCAGACGGTACACGGGCAGAACTGTACGTTCGTTCACTCCTGCCCGACGGGCACACGCAGCAACAGGCTGCGGTCATTGACCGACTTCAGGGACTGTCGGACGCCAGCGTTCTGTCAGATATCACTGTTCAGGTCATTGGGAGACAGATACCGTCCACGCCAGCGGAGGCGCGGACTGAACTCGGGCTGTTCGCACTCAACCGAGTTAGCGTCTTTCAGGAGTGGGCAAAACGCAACGAATGTTCACTCGAACCCGCGTTTCAGGTTCGGTCAGTGGACGCTGAGATCTCGGGGGAGCAGTACCGGGCGCTCGTGTTTCCCGTCCAACTATTAGCCGAGTACGCCGGGTCTGAACTCAGGTGCGTAACGCCGCACACGGCCGACGGGGAGACCGTCACTGTCACGGACCGGCTTACCATGCTCGAAGGCGAGGAAGAACTGACGCTCTCACCGCTCGAACGGGCAAGCGCGGCACGGCCACCAGCCCAGTCCGAGCTGCCGGCGGCTGACACCGCCGACGAAGATTCGGACCCGCCGTTACCAGAGTAA